DNA from Desulfobotulus pelophilus:
AGGTCGCCTTTTGGCTGCCGGAAAATTGATAATGAAAAGCTAAAAACAAACGGGCAAATCCATTTTCCTTGCCCTTAGTATTTAATTTTTTACTCTGGTTCTTTCTGGGAGAATGGTACGGCAGAGCCTTCTTTTTCGTTGGTATCAATATGTATTTACTTGATATGGTTTGCCATGGTAGCAAAAGAATATGGATAAAAACAAAGAGGCCGATACAGGATGAACGCAGAGAAGAAAGAGATGAAAGTTATTTTACCTCTATCCTTGGGAGGACAGATAGATGAGTGAAAAGGAATATGCAGGATTTTGGATTAGGGCAGGCGCTACGATTATCGATTCAATCTTGCTGCTTATAATTATTATGCCCATACTGATATCTATATATGGCGCTGGCTATATATTTAACGAGGCTTTTGTTCAGGGTTTCTGGGATATCCTTTTCAGTTACATATTGCCTGCGATAGCGGTGATTCTTTTTTGGGCGTACAAGTCCGCTACTCCTGGAAAAATGGTAACAAAGCTGACTATCGTGGATGCAAAGACGGGGGGTAAACCTTCCACAAAGCAATGTATTATCCGTTATTTCGGCTATTATCTTTCCGTCATTCCATTGTTTCTTGGAATGATATGGGTTGCTTTTGATAAAAGAAAACAAGGCTGGCATGATAAGCTTGCCAACACTGTGGTAATCAGAAATAGCAATCCGGAGCCCGTTGCTTGTGAACAGAAGGCATAAGCCGCATACGCGCTGAAAGCGGAAAGGTCTTTTTTAGAGCGCAGCCGGATAATCCATGGCTCTTTTCTTCTTTTGAGAGGGAGGAG
Protein-coding regions in this window:
- a CDS encoding RDD family protein, whose protein sequence is MSEKEYAGFWIRAGATIIDSILLLIIIMPILISIYGAGYIFNEAFVQGFWDILFSYILPAIAVILFWAYKSATPGKMVTKLTIVDAKTGGKPSTKQCIIRYFGYYLSVIPLFLGMIWVAFDKRKQGWHDKLANTVVIRNSNPEPVACEQKA